In Subdoligranulum variabile, the genomic stretch CCTTTCCCCAACTCCACTTTTTCAAGCAGCTGTGCCAGAATGGCTCTTTTTCTCTGAATCGGGGCAAGATCAAATTCATTTGCCCAGCCGAGGAATTCATCATAGTAGCCGCGTATCTGTTGCACCGTTGTACGGTCGGTATTACTCTGCAATAGAGCTGCATACTCATCTTTTGCTTGCCTGACTTCAGCCTCTGCCTGAGCAATCAGTCGGGCCAGCATCTCCTGCGAGAAGGCGCTCTCCCCTTCCAGACATTTCAACACTTCATCCTCATAGCGTTGTTGCTTGTACTGGGCTGCCTTGATTTTCTTCTCGGCAGCCTGTTTTTGTCTGTTATGTTCAGCATCCTGCTGCCTGATTCTCTGTTCAATGCTTTTGTCATACGGCTCACTTTTAATCTTGTGGAACAGCTCATCGGCGTAAGCAAGCACAATTCTGTCTACCCGCTCTGCCAGATAAAGTGACTGACCATCACATTGCCGCAGGTGCTGGCCGCGCTGGTAGCAGTTGTACTTTGCCTGCACCTTTTCCCGGATACTCCCATCGGCCAGTTTATATCGGTCCGTATGCAAAAAGGCCGACATCTTCGCCCCGCAATGTGCGCAGACTATGATGCCGGCCAATAATGTTGGATTGCTGCTCTTTTGGGCAGCGTTTTTATCTTTCATAGCCTTTTTGCTTCTCTTGCTGATCATCTCGTTGGCCTTGGTGAACAAAGCCTCATCAATGATCTGCAGCTGCGGTATGAACTCTGACCGTGCCGCTTTAGTAATGATATATCCAGTATAGCCCTCATGCTGAATCATTCTCTTGATATTGGAGGACTGGAACTCCGCCCCCTGGCGGGTACGCAGTCCTCGTTGGTTCAGCATCTGTGCCATGGCATATCCACTGGCACCTTCTTCCGCCACTTTCGTAAATACTTCCCGGACCCATGCCGCTTCATCTGGATTGATTTCCAGATCCTTTACGGGCTGGTCTCTCTTGTTGACTCTACCTTTATTAATAGCTCGATATCCGTAAGGGACAAAACCTCCGGCAAAATGTCCACTGGAAACGATCTGACGGATGCGGTCCCTGGTTCGCATGGAAGTCTTTTCGCTTTCCCCTGCCGCCTGCCAGAACCGGATATAGTTCATGAGCTTGTCGCCGTGACTTTCGATACGCTGCTGGCCTTCGTGGGTGCTCCACATCTGGATGCCGTGCTGGACGAACCATTCCAGTACAAACGGCGTTTCACTCTCGATGCGTCCCAGCCGGTCAAACATATACACAAGAAGGATATCGAAGTTTCCCTTGCCCGCTTCGCTGCGCAGTTCCTGAATCACATCCCGCTTACTGGCGGAAACTTTGGAACCCGAGATTCCCTTCTCGGCTTTTTCCAGTACCACACGCCAGCCATGCTCCTGGGCGAACTTCCGACAGGCGATCTTCTGCATAGGGATATCGTCGTGGTCCACCTGTCCTTTCGTGGAAACTCGATAGGACAGGGCCGCCCGTGGTGCATCGACCTCCAACCGCATCTGTTGGGTCATAAAATACGAATCATCTAACCACTTCTGATCTGCCTGCGAGATCTCCACTTCCTGCCCATGTTGGTCCCAAAATGTCATTTTTGTTCCTCTCGCATTCTCTTAGTATGGGTTATTTGCCTATCCCAACAATACTCATTCCGGGACAGGAAAGCTATCACCAAAACGGAGAAATCCCTGTCTTATTGCGGGCCGGAATTTGACGGTTTACCCTCACGGTGTTTTCTCTCTGCATAGGCATCCATGATCATGGATTTTACTTTTTCAAGCGTATCTTCATCGTCTTTTTCCGAAAAGTATATGGTAACGGAGCCCCCCTCTACTTCCCGTTGTATCCGAGTACGGCCATCAGGCATCTGCTGTATGTATTCCTGCACACCGGTTCCTTCCTTTCGGACAATCTGCAATCACACAATCCAGGCCATAAAGATATAGCTGATACCGCAAACTTACGTCGGTGGTGATCAGCGTCACATCGCTTGCCTGTAATTCGGCAAGGATCTTGCAAAGTTTGCTTCTATTACGGGCAAATCGAGAGAGCCTTGTTACTGCCACGGCATCGACATCGCCCCTGCGCACGGCCCGGAGCATGGAAAATAAACCGGGCCGCCAAAAGGAATTGTCCTTGGTACATTCGCAGCTTTGGCCAACTATACAGTACCCATTGCAATTGGCCCATTCACGAAGTTCTGCCAGCTGCTGTTCAGCAACAGAGCGATGCCCGCTGCCTGTGCGCGCATACAACCAGACACGCGGAAAGAAAAGCACATCTTCTTTCTTGCGTTCCATCTCACACCTCCGAATCGTAATTCGGGAGAGCCATCCAGTGCCTGCCGCCCGGTTCGATCCAGCCGCACTTAACGCCGAAGGTGTGGATGCCATAGCAGAGCAACGAAGCGATAAGCCCTTCCAGTTCGGGACGGCCACAATGTAGATGCTCGGCATCCACCACGATCAGAACATCTGCTTCGCCGTCTGCCGCGGCGCGCAGCAGGTCGGCCATACCGGGGCGCAGCGACAGCGGCTGGTCTTCGGTGCCAGCCTGAGCATACACTTCCTGTACGCAGGGCCAGCGCAGTTTACGCAGCGCTTTGCGGCAAATCAGGATCTGCTGCCGCATGGTCAGGTCTCCACTTTTGACTTCCTGGATAAAACAGATGGCTCGCATGATAAATCTACCTCCCTGGATAATTTGGGCAAAAAGTATTCCGGGCTTTTATGCTTCCGGTAAAATTTGCGGACCGCCCGGAGCGAGGCGCCAACGGGCATTTCCGGCAATGCGTCCAGCACTGCCCGGTGGTAGCGCCCGCCGGGGGCCGCACGGGGATCGAGGATTGCCACCACACCGCTATCCGTTTCGGTGCGGATGGCACGGCCAAAGCCCTGACGCAGCTTGATCTGCATTTCGGGCACGATCTCGGTCTGGATGTAACTGTGAAGATCGCCGTATTGCGTCCGCAGCGCTTCTCCCAGCGGATCGGGCACGGGGAACGGAAGCCTCGGGATCACAAGCAGAGAAACCATATCTCCTGGGAAATCCACTCCTTCCCAACAGGCACCGCTGGCGAACAGGACCGCATTGGGCAGTTGTTTGAACTGCTGCAGATAGCTCTGTGCATTGCGCCGCAGCTGCAAAACGGGTAAAGGAAGTTTGGCCTTCAGTTTTTCGTAGACACGGCCCATCTGGTCATAGGATGTAAACAGCACCAGCGTGTGACCGTTTGCCGCACAAACCAGTTCTTCGATCTGCCGGGCAATGCGCTCCTCCTCCGGTTCACTCTTGCGCCGCCGGGATTCCGGGAAATACAACATGCAGTTTTTCTCGTAATCAAAGGGTGAAAGGACTTTCAGGGTGCGCAGCGGCGTGCCCCGGTCCAGTCCCATTCGCTTTTCAGTATGTGAAAAGTCTTCCCCTGCGGCCAGTGTACCCGAAGTAAGGATCGCAGGCTTTTGTTCATTCCAAAGCGCAGAGGTCAGACATTTCGGCAGATCAAACGGTACGGCACACAGGTCCACGCCAGTCCCACCGCTTTCCCGTTGCCAGGTAAGATAGCGCACAAAGGTGCTGTCTGTGCCCAGAAACAGCGGTATCAGCTGCTGTACTGCGCTTAGTTTGCCGCGCAGTCCTCGGGGCATTGCTTCGGGCCTCTGTTTCAGAATTTCGCCGATTGCTTTGTCCAGATGCTGGAGCGCCGCGGTTCCGGCCTTTGTCTGTTTCAGCGGTATTGCCCGTTCTGCTTTCGTTTCCGGCGGCGCAAATGCCGCGAGGAATTCCCGGGTGACGGCTCGGAGTTTCTGCGCGCTCAGCCCACAATGACCGGCTGTCAGCAGTTTTTCATAGGCGAGCAACTCTGCTGAACAGATCCGCCGGGTGTTCATCTGTCGTACGGTTTCCGGTAGCTTGTGCGCTTCGTCGATCACCAAAGCCTGGTAATCCTTCAAAAGCGGCGTCCAACCGTTTTTCCGATGAGCCGCGTCTGCCAGCAGGTAATTGTGATTGCAAACCTGGATCGTGACCGAAGGCCCGTTGGATGCTTTCAGATATTGTCGGTAGCGGCAGTCCGTATGTGCGATGCAGCTGCGGGCGCACCGGCTCGGCACACAGATCAGGCGGCGCTCATGGCGAGGCAGGTTCGGCAGTCGGTCAAGGTCCAGGCATTGCCTAGCTTCCTGCAGCGCGGGGGCCCGCTTGCGGAAGCGTTTTCCCCTTGCCGTAATCTGCTTTTGGCGAATCAGCAAACGCACATCGCAAACGAAGCGTTCCTTTCCTTTTCGCAGCACGGCACAAACCGGGGCTTGAATATATCCATTTTGTATTAATGCATCCGATAAAAACGGTATGTATTCTTCCAAAATTGCATTCTGCAGCGTGATGCTGGCCGTGGAGATCACCACCGGGCGCTGCATCGGTCGCGGTCTTTGCAGCTGCCACAAAACGCAGGCGACCAGATAGGCATAGGTCTTGCCCAGACCCACACCGGCGTCACACAGGGCCACATCCCTGCCAAACAAGGTATCCAGCATCGCATGGCACAATCGTATCTGGCCTTCGCGTACGTTCATCCCTCTGGCCGAAAACACTTCCCGGAATATCTGCTCTGCTTGTCGGTGGGCTTTCTCGTATCCGGTTTCTGGATTAGTCAATAGGATCATCTCCTTGGTTGATGGCAAAATAGTGCGGCGCAGCGGTCTGCACTGCGCCGCACGGGTTCGACATCAACACATGGGGTTGTTGATGTTCGGCAAAAAAGAGTAATATACAGAAATGCCATATTTGCCGCTCGCCCCCCTGGCAGTTGGGAACACGGTTCACTTTCGTTAGGCAGCCGCTTGCGCAGCCTTCACTGGCGTTCCAGAGGTCTAAGGATTGCAACCCAAGGTCGGCCACCCCGTCTGACGTGCGGGGCAAACAGGGTATCATTATCTCCCATGCAGATCATGGCGAAGCAGCTCTCGCTGCTTTTTCAGTAGAATGAATCGCTCGGTACAATCTCGCCACCTTGCCGGGTGTGAGCTTGTACGTCATGGCGCTTCTCCGATCACGCTTCCTGCACCGGGAACGTACCTCCGTGCTGGGTATTCAGTTGTCAAGGTGCGATCTGATCAATCAGACCAAGCAAAGTCGTTCAGGATACTTTGGAATATTTCACGATCTTGGGCAGCGACATTGTTCAGATTTCTCCGAATGGCATCCGCCTGATCAGGACTTAAATATTTTCTGCTTAAGTAATATCCATCTGGCAGAGAAACACCCCCGCTACGACCGATCGTATGAATAAACGGATACTCCTCGGCAAGAGTAAGAAAGTCCCTATAGATCGTCATCCGCGATACGCCGAACTCTTCGGCAAGATGTTGCATGGTGTCATACCGACGCAGATTCATCAGTTCAAGGATTTTTCTGCGCCGTTCGTTCGGCCGCACCGCGGTTTCCCTCCCTTCCTTTGCTATGGGGGTATCTTATCGCCTAAACCTAACACCTTTTGATACATTTAAATAAAAAATTTATATTTCATAAAAGAAGGTGCCTTTCTGCAGACACAGAAATAAAAAAACACCGTCCTCAGGTACTATCAACGCAAGTCCGCAAGTCGATAATTCCCGAAAGATGGCGTTTTTTATAATATATTGTCGAACAAAAAAAGAGTGCCAACCGCATCGCGATCAGCACTCTTCTTTAGATTTATTTTAATTTGTATCTTTCTTTTAAAAAACAGTTTTTTATCTTTCAATATTCCTTTTCCCCGTAGGTAGAGGTTTTTATAAAACAGCGCAACTCAAATTTATCTACGCTCAGATCCCCCATATACGGACAACGGTAATATTTTTGAGTTGGCCGTCGACTTGCAGATTCACAAGCATTCCCACTTACAGCTGGCTCTTATAGAGTTCCTTGATCTCCTCTACGCTGGTGTCGCGTGGGTTGCCCGGGCAGCAGGCATCGGCAAAGGCGGACTCAGCCAGGAACTGGATGTCCTCCTCCTTCAGGATGCCCTGGAGGTTCGAGGGGATGCCCACATCGGCACTGAGCTTCTTCACGGCGGCGATGGTAGCGTCGGCGGCCTCGGCATCGCTCATGGCGTCGATGCCTTCCACGCCCATGGCCTTGCCGACGGCACGATAGCGCTCACCGGCCACGCTCTTGTTGTACTCCAGGCCCACCGGCAGCAGGATGGCGCAGGCCACGCCGTGGGGGGTGTCGTACAGAGCAGACAGGCCGTGAGCCATGCTGTGCACGATTCCCAGGCCCACGTTGGAGAAGCCCATACCGGCGATGTACTGGCCCAGGGCCATGCCCTCGCGGCCCTCCGGGGTGTTCTGGACGGCGCCGCGCAGATTTTCGCTGATCAGGCGGATGGCTTCCAGATGGAACATATCGGAGATGGTGCAGTGGCCCTTGGTGATGTAGCCCTCAATGGCATGGGTCAGGGCATCCATACCGGTGGCGGCGGTCAAGCCCTTGGGCATGGAAGCCATCATGTCAGGATCGACAACGGCAACCTCGGGGATGTCGTTGGTATCCACACAGACGAACTTGCGCTTCTTCTCCACGTCGGTGATGACGTAGTTGATAGTGACCTCGGCAGCGGTGCCAGCGGTGGTAGGCACAGCGATGGTGAAGACAGCATGCTTCTTGGTGGGGGCCACGCCCTCCAGGCTGCGCACGTCGGCAAACTCAGGGTTGTTGATGATGATGCCGATGGCCTTGGCGGTGTCCATGGAGGAGCCACCGCCGATGGTGACGATGCAGTCGGCCTGGGCCTCCTGGAAAGCCTTTACGCCGTCCTGGACGTTCTGGATGGTAGGGTTGGGCTTGATCTCACTGTAGAGGGCATAGGCGAAGCCAGCAACCTCCAGCAGATCGGTGACCTTCTTGGTTACGCCGAACTTCACCAGGTCGGGGTCAGAGCAGACAAAGGCTTTCTTGTAGCCACGGGAAGTCAGCTCGGGAACGATGTTTTCGATGGCACCGTGGCCGTGGTAGGAAATGGTGTTCAGAACGATGCGGGATACCATAATGATGCACTCCTTTTTGATGGGTTGAAAATGATTGATTAAACTCTCCTATGGGAGTTATAACGGAACTTAATTGAGAAAATTCTCATTAAGGGTGACGCCGAAGTCCCGGGCGATGGCACGCAGATCGTCGTCCTCGATGGTCTGGCGGATCAGGCCGCCGCCCATGGAGAGCACCTTGACGTAAACTTCGGCGCTCTTCTCAATGGTATGGGCCAGACCGAAGGTGGTGTCGTAGTCGGGGCCGGAGGCAAACAGGCCGTGCTGGGCCCAGATGGCGGCCTGGTAGATCTTCATCTTCTCGCTGGTGGCCATGGCGATGTCAGCGCCGCCCGGCACCATCCAGGGGCATACGCCCACGCCCTCGGGGAAGACCACGGGGCACTCGGTGGCGCTCTGCCACAGAGCGCGGCTGAAGGCACGGTCGGTGAGCGGCAGGATGTAGGTCAGGGCAATGACGTTGGTGGCGTGGCAGTGGTAGATGACCCGGTTGGCGCCGTTGGTGGCGGCCTTGCGCACGCTGTGGTTCATGAAGTGGCTGGGGAATTCGCTGGTGGGCTTGGCGCCGTCGGCCAGACCCCAGACGATGCGCCAGCTGTCCCCGGCGGCGTTGATCTCCACAATGCCGATGGAGTGGATGGGATCGGGTTCCACGTTGCGGAAGTACTTGCCGGAACCGGTGGTGATGAAATATTCCCCGGCCAGGTTGTCCGCCTGGACACCCATCTTCACCCATTCCCGGGGCGTCTCGTCAAAGTAGGGACGGCAGGCGGCCACGTCCTCCTCGGTCATGCGGTAGGTCAGGTTGCCGCCGTTGCGCTCGTGCCAGCCCTGCAGCCAGCCGTCGTTGCACATCCGGATAAAGCCTTTGACACAGGGGATGTCATAGATTTCCATATTCATGTTCCTTTCTGTATAAATCTGTCTTAAGAAGTGGGATCAGCGGGTGATTACATCCACCGGCACATTGAAGATTTTGGCAACCTTCAGGATGGTGTCGATGTGGCGGCCGCAGGCGGCAGCCATATGGTGGGTGGGGCCGGCCTCGCTCCAGCGGTTGACGAACTCCCGGGCACCGCAGGCAAAGCGGGTGCGCATATTGGTGTCGCCGAAGGTGAAGATGGGGCCTTCCTCGTTGATGCCCTCGGCCACCACAAACTTGAAGTGGCCGTCCTTGTCCTGGGTGATGCCCAGGTAGGTCACGGGACCCAGATGGGGGTAGAACTGGGTCAGGTAACCGCCGCCGGTCTTGCCGTGGAAGACCGGCACGATCTTCATGGTGGGCTTTTTGGCCGAGATGGCTGCGTCGCCGGAGCCGGAATGGCCGATGATGCAGATGTCCTTGTCAAAGTCGATGGAATACATCTCGGACAGCTGGCCCTGGCCGGAAATCGTCTTGAGAATGGACATGGCCATGGCCACCTTGATGTCCCCCTCCACGGCGCAGGCGACGCCCTGCTTGATGAGCATCGAGAAGGCAGGAATCAGCATGGAGTCCAGCACCCCCGCCTTGCCCTGGGCAAAGCCGTCATAGTGGGAGGCGATGAAGGCGATCTTCTCGTCCTTGACCCACTGCTCAAAAGCCACCACGTAGCGGGCCATCTCCCAGACCTTTTCCACCGTGCCGCCGCCCTCGATGTCGAAGGTGTCGAGGATCTCCTCGGCCTTGGCGCGGATGACCGCCTCGTCGGTGACGTTGTCAGCAATGGCCCACATCTTCTCCCAGTCAAACTGTTTGGTGTAGAGCCACATCCGGTGGTAGAGGTTGGTCTCGTCGATGTAGAGGTCCATCATGCCGGGGTAGGGACGGCCGATCTGGGCCAGATTGGTGTCCCGGAAACGGCGGCGCACCTGGGCGGCCTTGCACCAGTCGTTGATCTCGGCCTGGACGGTGGGGTCACCGCCCTCCACCACGCCGGTGATCACCGCATGGCGCTTGCCGGCCCGCTCCAGGTCGGCCACCATCTCGCCCACGGCGCCGCAGGCGTAGAGCTCACCCAGCCACTTGGCGGTGTCGGTGTGCTCGTAGTCGGGGGCGCGCAGCTTCTGGACGTTCACCAGCACCACCGGCACATCCAGGTCCCGCACGGCGGGCAGCATGTTGTAGGAGGTGGCGTAGGTCAGCAGCTGCAGAATCACCAGGTCCACGTCGGCGGCGCGGAACTTGTCCCCGGCCGCCTGGCTCAGCTCCTTGGTGGTCACGATGCCGCCGTCCACCAGTTCTACGGTGTCGGGAATCATGGTTTTGAACTGCTCATACTGGGCCTGGAATTCCGGCACCAGACTGGGGAACTGGGGCAGATAGGCGCCCAGGGCAATGGCGAACACGCCTACCCGGGCTTTGGTTTCCACTAACATGCTCATTGGGGAAGAACCTCCTTGATATCAAAACTTTCACGGATACTTTGTCTTGCGGTGACCAGGCCGGCAAATTCGCCGCCGTGAATCATCTGAACGGTCAGGTTACCGATGGCCGTGCCCTCCACCGGGCCGGCGTACACCGGCAGACCGGTGACGGCGGCGGTCATGCGGTTGAGGTAGTTGTCCTGGCAGCCGCCGCCCACGATGTTGATGCTGGTGTAGGTCTTGCCGGTCAGTTCGGAAAGGCCGGCGATGGCGTTCTTGTAGCACAGGGTCAGGCTGCGGTAGACGCACTGCATCAGCTGGCCCACCGTCTGGGGCACAGGCTGGCCGCTCCCGGCGCAGGCGTCCTGCACGGCGGTGATCATGCTGGCCGGGGCCAGGAAGGCATCGTCGTTGGCGTTAACCACCGACGGGAAATCGGCGGCGCTTTCGGCGGCGGCAATCAGGTCGGGGAAGCTCCACTGCTTCTCCCCTGCCTGCACATCCAGGGTCCATGCGACCCGGGTCTTGCCGGCCACGTAGTCCACCCCGTTGAGTTCCCGCCGGATGGACTGGATCATCCACAGACCCATGATGTTCTTCAGATACCGGAACCGGTACCAGGCGCCGCCCTCGTTGGTGAAGTTCTGGACGCGGCTCTCCTCGGTGGTGATGGGGGCTTCATTCTCCACCCCCAGCAGGCTCCAGGTGCCGCTGGACAGATACACCGCCCGGTCATCCCGGGCCGGCACCGCCAGGAAGGCCGAGCCGGTGTCGTGGGTGGCGGGCAGAATGACGGTGGTCTGGAAGCCCACTTCGGCGGCGATCTCCTCTTTCAGAGGCCCCACCACCGTGCCGGGCATAGACAGGGGGCCGAACAGCCGCCGGGGCAGGCCCAGGGTGTCCAGCAGTTCCCGGTCCCAGGTCTTTTTAGCCGCGTTGACCAGGTTGGTGCTGCTGGCGTTGGTGTATTCCTGCTTCTGCACGCCGGTGAGCAGATAATTGAAGTAGTCCGGAATCATAAGCAGGCTGTGGGCCGCTTCCAGCTGTTCGGGGTGCTCTTTTTGCAGCGCCGCCAGCTGATAGATGGTGTTGAACAGCTGCTTCTGGATGCCGGTGCGGGCATAGAGCTCGGCGGGGCTGATCTTGGCCTCCACCAGTTTGTCGGCACCCTCGGTACGGCTGTCGCGGTAGGCCACCGCGTCGCCCACCGGCGCCCCGTCCTTGTCCAGCAGTACAAAGTCCACAGCCCAAGTATCAATGCCCACCGTGGTGGGGACCTTGCCCAGCGCCTTGCAGGCTTTCAGTCCGCCCAGAATGCCCTGCCACAGATTGTCCATGTCCCAGCAGTCGTGGCCGTTCTTGCGGATCTGCCGGTTTTCGAACCGGTATGCTTCCTCCAGCACCATCCGCCCCTCTTTCAAATGCCCCAGAATGAGGCGACCTGACGATGCGCCGATATCGATTGCAAGATAATACCGCACTTCCTGCAGCTCCCCTTCCTGTTTTTTCACTGGTATCAGTATACCGGCAGAGGTCTAAAAAAATAAGCGCGTGATTTACAATAAAATCACGCGCTTATTTAAGTAATTTTTCCTCAATTATCGGAATTGCACAAATGATCCCGGTATTCTTTCGGCGTTATGCCAAAGGCTTTTTTATAAATACCGTAAAAATAACTGGTGGTGTCATACCCCACGGACTCGGCTATCGCCTGCACGGGCAGCCTGGTGGTGCGCAGCAGCTGCTGGGCCCGGTCCAAACGTTTCTGCTGCAGCAGTTCCTTGAAGGTATTACCAGTTGCCTGCCGGATCAGGGCGCTCAGGTAGGGAAGCGAAACATGGAACCGCTCCGCCACATGGGACAGGCTGGCATCGCGGCAGTTATCCTCAATTTCGCGTAGTGCCGCCAGCACAAGCGGGCTTCCCTGCCCCGGTTCGCCCTGCACTTCGATACATTCATGGTGGTTCAGCAAGTCCAGCATCAGCATCGCCATGCGCAGTTGATTGGCGCCACGGGTCCCAGGTTCATTGTGCAAAAGGCTCCAGACCATGCTTTCCACCAAATTCTGGACCGGAAGCAGTTCTGCGGTATGGCAGACCAGATGGGAAATCTCCGCACCGCCGTTTTTCAGCGTTCCCAGCAAAAAACGTCCCAAAAGATTGGAAGTTCCCACAATCTGAAAAGCATAGTCAAAAAATTGGGGCAGCACAATGAAGTTCACCGCTACATCCCCAGCCTCCGCTCTTTGGATGGCGTGGCTGGCCTGCTGATTCAGAAACAACAGCTCTCCCGCCTGCAGATGCACCGGCGTACCGCCGCCGATGAGGTGGGTTGTCTGACCGGCGCACATATACATGATCTCCACATAGTTGTGGCTGTGACGGGGAAAGGCTACGAACCGGGTATGGGGGCGTATGGTGATGAGCTGGCCCTGGCGCAGCAGCTTGGCCGCATCGATCTCAAACCCATGGCCGGAGGCATACAATGTCCGGTCTAGCGGTTCCCCATCCCGCAGTTTCTGCTCTTCCGATGTAATGTGGGACAATGTGTTCAGAATTTCTGTATCCATAGTTTGCTTCTGGTCTCTTTTATCCGTATTCAGACGTACGTTCTCTTTTACCCGTTCAGTCCTTCCAACATTCCTTTGAGTTGTTCTTCCGTTAAAACACCAAAGGAAACCAGTGTTCCCAATGTCATTCCCTCCAGCATACGGGAGGCGCCTTCGGTATCACCGGCAGAGGCCTGTCCTGCCGCTGCTTCCGCCAGCCGCTGCAGGATCGGGCCAAACACGGCGGCTCCTTGTATTATAGAGTAGTAGTTATTAGAGCCCCTCTCCAAGGGCTGTGCTACACTGTAAGGGATGCTGTGGATTGGTTGGCGGCTCCTACCACAAGATGGTTCACGAAAGGTTCCAACCACAGCCCCTTACAATTTTGTTAATCAGTTAAATACCGCCAGACGGTTTATGTGGAACAAGGCTACAAAAGTAAGGTGTACTGTGGATGCAGCATCACATATTTTCTCTGGAGGTATTTGTTATGGTAGTTTCTGTTGGCATTGATGTCTCAAAAAACAAGCATGATTGCTTCATTGTAAGCTCAGAGGGTGAAGTCCTGGCGGATGTTTTTACTATCCCTAACAACATGGACGGTTTTTATGCTCTACTGGAAAAAATTCGAGCTTGTACTACACCGCAGGACAAAATAAAAGTAGGGCTTGAGGCAACCGGGCATTACAGCTACAACATTCTTGGGTTTCTTCTGGACAACGGTCTGGCCACCTATGTCTTGAATCCCTTACGCACGAATCTCTACCGGAAAAGTCTCAGCCTGCGAAAGACCAAGACCGACCGTGTAGATGCTCGAACCATTGCTGCTATGCTGTTATCCGATGTGGGCCTCAAACCCTACACGAATACAGCATATCACAACGAGGAACTAAAGTCACTCACCAGATACCGTTTTGACAAGGTGAAAGAACGAGCAAAGCTGAAAAGCTCAATTTCCAGACTGGTTTGCATTCTCTTCCCTGAACTGGAGAAGCTGGTGTCCTCTCTCCATTTGGCGACTGTCTACGCTCTGCTGGAAGAGTTTCCAGGTTCCAAACAGATTGCCAAGGCACACCTGACAAGGCTCAAAACCCTTTTGGGGAACGCCTCCAAAGGTCGCTACGGTCGGGATATGGCTGTTACTATCCGGAGCGCTGCTCAGAATTCTGTTGGGTCCTGTATGCCTGCCAAATCCCTGGAATTGCAACATACCATCCGGCTTATCCGTGAATTGGATGCTGAGATCGCTGAAATCGAGGCTGAAATTGAGACAATGATGGACAAGATACAGTCTCCCATTACAACTATCCCTGGCATGGGCTTTCGTATGGCTGCCATGATTCTTGCTGAAATCGGCGACTTCTCTCGGTTTGAGTCACCGGACAAATTATTGGCCTACGCCGGAATGTCGCCTTCTACTTACCAGTCCGGGCAGCTCAAAAATTGCTATCCCCACATGGAGAAGCGTGGCTCTCGATACTTACGCTACGCTCTTTACAACGCAGCCAAGTATGTATGTCACTGGGACCCAACCTTTGCTGCTTACCTTGCTAAGAAAAGAGATGAAGGCAAACACTACAATGTCGCACTTTCTCATGCCACCAAAAAGTTAGTTCGTCTGCTGTTTGCCCTGGAAAGATCCAGACAGCCTTATTGCAGCTTGGCGGCCTAATTCCATCTTGTTAGCCTACGCCGGGGTCCCTACGGACCTCTGCTTTGCTATACCTTTCTTGAACTATCTCTTTTCACCACCACCATTCATTTTTGGGGTTGACTTTTAATAGTTAATCTTTGGGATCCGA encodes the following:
- a CDS encoding ATP-dependent DNA helicase — translated: MNVREGQIRLCHAMLDTLFGRDVALCDAGVGLGKTYAYLVACVLWQLQRPRPMQRPVVISTASITLQNAILEEYIPFLSDALIQNGYIQAPVCAVLRKGKERFVCDVRLLIRQKQITARGKRFRKRAPALQEARQCLDLDRLPNLPRHERRLICVPSRCARSCIAHTDCRYRQYLKASNGPSVTIQVCNHNYLLADAAHRKNGWTPLLKDYQALVIDEAHKLPETVRQMNTRRICSAELLAYEKLLTAGHCGLSAQKLRAVTREFLAAFAPPETKAERAIPLKQTKAGTAALQHLDKAIGEILKQRPEAMPRGLRGKLSAVQQLIPLFLGTDSTFVRYLTWQRESGGTGVDLCAVPFDLPKCLTSALWNEQKPAILTSGTLAAGEDFSHTEKRMGLDRGTPLRTLKVLSPFDYEKNCMLYFPESRRRKSEPEEERIARQIEELVCAANGHTLVLFTSYDQMGRVYEKLKAKLPLPVLQLRRNAQSYLQQFKQLPNAVLFASGACWEGVDFPGDMVSLLVIPRLPFPVPDPLGEALRTQYGDLHSYIQTEIVPEMQIKLRQGFGRAIRTETDSGVVAILDPRAAPGGRYHRAVLDALPEMPVGASLRAVRKFYRKHKSPEYFLPKLSREVDLSCEPSVLSRKSKVET
- the fucO gene encoding lactaldehyde reductase; its protein translation is MVSRIVLNTISYHGHGAIENIVPELTSRGYKKAFVCSDPDLVKFGVTKKVTDLLEVAGFAYALYSEIKPNPTIQNVQDGVKAFQEAQADCIVTIGGGSSMDTAKAIGIIINNPEFADVRSLEGVAPTKKHAVFTIAVPTTAGTAAEVTINYVITDVEKKRKFVCVDTNDIPEVAVVDPDMMASMPKGLTAATGMDALTHAIEGYITKGHCTISDMFHLEAIRLISENLRGAVQNTPEGREGMALGQYIAGMGFSNVGLGIVHSMAHGLSALYDTPHGVACAILLPVGLEYNKSVAGERYRAVGKAMGVEGIDAMSDAEAADATIAAVKKLSADVGIPSNLQGILKEEDIQFLAESAFADACCPGNPRDTSVEEIKELYKSQL
- a CDS encoding recombinase family protein; amino-acid sequence: MTFWDQHGQEVEISQADQKWLDDSYFMTQQMRLEVDAPRAALSYRVSTKGQVDHDDIPMQKIACRKFAQEHGWRVVLEKAEKGISGSKVSASKRDVIQELRSEAGKGNFDILLVYMFDRLGRIESETPFVLEWFVQHGIQMWSTHEGQQRIESHGDKLMNYIRFWQAAGESEKTSMRTRDRIRQIVSSGHFAGGFVPYGYRAINKGRVNKRDQPVKDLEINPDEAAWVREVFTKVAEEGASGYAMAQMLNQRGLRTRQGAEFQSSNIKRMIQHEGYTGYIITKAARSEFIPQLQIIDEALFTKANEMISKRSKKAMKDKNAAQKSSNPTLLAGIIVCAHCGAKMSAFLHTDRYKLADGSIREKVQAKYNCYQRGQHLRQCDGQSLYLAERVDRIVLAYADELFHKIKSEPYDKSIEQRIRQQDAEHNRQKQAAEKKIKAAQYKQQRYEDEVLKCLEGESAFSQEMLARLIAQAEAEVRQAKDEYAALLQSNTDRTTVQQIRGYYDEFLGWANEFDLAPIQRKRAILAQLLEKVELGKGYKITIHVKGTYQQFLGEGEPNEKL
- a CDS encoding DeoR family transcriptional regulator, whose protein sequence is MRPNERRRKILELMNLRRYDTMQHLAEEFGVSRMTIYRDFLTLAEEYPFIHTIGRSGGVSLPDGYYLSRKYLSPDQADAIRRNLNNVAAQDREIFQSILNDFAWSD
- a CDS encoding recombinase family protein, coding for MRAICFIQEVKSGDLTMRQQILICRKALRKLRWPCVQEVYAQAGTEDQPLSLRPGMADLLRAAADGEADVLIVVDAEHLHCGRPELEGLIASLLCYGIHTFGVKCGWIEPGGRHWMALPNYDSEV
- a CDS encoding recombinase family protein, which translates into the protein MERKKEDVLFFPRVWLYARTGSGHRSVAEQQLAELREWANCNGYCIVGQSCECTKDNSFWRPGLFSMLRAVRRGDVDAVAVTRLSRFARNRSKLCKILAELQASDVTLITTDVSLRYQLYLYGLDCVIADCPKGRNRCAGIHTADA